The genomic region CTATGACCCAAGCATGCCTGGAAACATAGGGCGCTCCCTGGATGCGACCGGCTGCTCTGGAGCCGACGGCACAGTCATCCAGCTTTACGATTACAGCGGCGCGGGATGCCAGCAATGGTCTATCACACAGACATCGGGAAGTTTCTGTAGTATCGCGACAAGTAATGCGAAAAGCGACGGATCCCATGACGTGCTCGACGGCAACGGCTGCACAGGAGCGGACGGAACGCGCATCAGCCTCTGGTCCTGGGGAGGCGGCAGCTGCCAGCAGGAATGGAATTTCACGCTGGTTCAATAACTATTCGAAAGAGTAGACAGATGCATTCCCATCGCCCACGCAGGGCGATGGGGACGCATCTCGTCATCGAAACCGTTTATGATCCAGCCTGGAACGACCACATCGCGCTCCACCATCCGGGCTGAATATTCGTGCACTGGAAGCCGCTCTCCGTATTGATGTACGTCCCCTGCCAGCGATTCTTCAGACGGAAGTAGCCGTCGCTGGTGCGCTCGATGGACCACTGCGCGCTCCACCAGTCCGAAACAATGCCCGTGCATTGGAAACCATTCTCCGTATTGATATAGGAATTGGTCGGTCCCGCCGGCCCCTGCTCCCGATTGCGCAGTTTATAGTAGCCATCGGTGGTCATCTCGAAGGCCCACTGAGCGTCCCAGTAGTTCGTTCCCACATTGCTGCACGTGAAGCCGCTGTCCGTGTTGATCAGGTTGTTCGTCCACCGGTTGCGCACGACGATATATCCGCTAAGCGCGCCGACAAAGACGTTGTTATTGTTGAGCCGCTGCGTCCAGCCGTTATACTCATTCGCCTCATCCGAAATCGTGGGATGCGCGCCATCGTTAGGCGTCCACCATGTCTGGTGATTGTAATCGTCGGGGTTCTCCGGAAAATAAGCGTCGCCGCGCGCCCCCGTGCTTCCGCCGTTGTTGATCGTGCCCGCCGGCCACACCCACCCGATGACATTGCCGACATTGACGTTGCCAGGCTGATGCGCGATGTTGTTGTTACCTTGATCGAGAATTCCCCCGCGATTCATCGCCCAAATCTTCTCGCCGCTTGGCAAAAAGCCCGACGCGACGATCCGGTTGTTCCAGTAGGCGCAGTTGGAGCCCCCGTTGATCTGAACGCCATAGTTCGTCGTCCCAACCACGATATTGTCATGCGCCTGCACCCAGCTCGCGCCGCCTCCCCCGCCGTCGGACAATAGAATTCCGCCACCGCTAAATGTCTGCTGATACTGCGCCCCCGGCAGGGCGGGATACGCCCCCTGAATATAGTTATCGTGGATCTGCATGGGGCTGCCGGACGTCCCGCTGCCGCCGCCGCCAATATTAATGTTATCTTCCACGCGGCTGTTATAAGGATCGTTGACAACCTCATTCCAGGCGATCTCGATCCCATTGACCGGTCCATTGTTTCCGATGTGATTGAGCTGAACAAACTGGGCGCGAAAGAAATCGTTGTTGGTATTCCCGTTACGGTATCCTCCATTGCCGTCGGTCTTTCGCCCGTCGATATTGTGGACTTTGTTGTATCGGATCCGAATGGTCTGGTT from Capsulimonas corticalis harbors:
- a CDS encoding RICIN domain-containing protein, encoding MKKAIRLIAVIAILGFTGGAVSAQTLTITDSNYGNGVFSGTYVGTNSQPAITIATSKPVTIINSVVSGPGDLIYSYYASNPNITIMNTLGTGTYPGGTGQYKGRFVKIDGPEGVTIEHCTLESTGGIYLDDYKGDTSANQTIRIRYNKVHNIDGRKTDGNGGYRNGNTNNDFFRAQFVQLNHIGNNGPVNGIEIAWNEVVNDPYNSRVEDNINIGGGGSGTSGSPMQIHDNYIQGAYPALPGAQYQQTFSGGGILLSDGGGGGASWVQAHDNIVVGTTNYGVQINGGSNCAYWNNRIVASGFLPSGEKIWAMNRGGILDQGNNNIAHQPGNVNVGNVIGWVWPAGTINNGGSTGARGDAYFPENPDDYNHQTWWTPNDGAHPTISDEANEYNGWTQRLNNNNVFVGALSGYIVVRNRWTNNLINTDSGFTCSNVGTNYWDAQWAFEMTTDGYYKLRNREQGPAGPTNSYINTENGFQCTGIVSDWWSAQWSIERTSDGYFRLKNRWQGTYINTESGFQCTNIQPGWWSAMWSFQAGS